One Xyrauchen texanus isolate HMW12.3.18 chromosome 46, RBS_HiC_50CHRs, whole genome shotgun sequence DNA segment encodes these proteins:
- the tnni4b.2 gene encoding troponin I4b, tandem duplicate 2, with amino-acid sequence MLVTEKEEIQRDRETTLRERVPPLQLSGLSVQELQALCKDLHQKIDVVDEERYDVAAKVAKNEKEITDLNIKITELRGKMKRPALKRVKISADAMLGALLGSKVKESVDFKANLKTVKKEEEKKEEVTDWRKNVEAMSGMEGRKKLFDAGQ; translated from the exons ATGCTAGTAACTGAGAAAGAGGAGATACAGAGGGACAGAGAGACCACTTTGCGTGAGAGAGTGCCACCCCTACAACTGTCTGGTTTGTCTGTTCAAGAGCTTCAG GCTCTCTGCAAAGACCTCCATCAGAAGATTGATGTTGTAGATGAGGAGAGGTATGACGTCGCTGCAAAGGTGGCCAAAAATGAAAAGGAG ATTACAGATTTGAACATAAAGATTACTGAACTTAGAGGCAAAATGAAGAGGCCTGCACTCAAGAGAGTAAAAATATCTGCTGATGCAATGTTGGGCGCACTTCTGGGCTCCAAGGTCAAAGAGTCTGTGGATTTCAAAGCCAACCTTAAGACAGTCAAGAAAGAAGAAGAGAAG AAAGAAGAGGTGACTGACTGGCGTAAGAATGTGGAGGCCATGTCTGGTATGGAGGGCAGGAAGAAGCTGTTTGATGCTGGTCAATAG
- the LOC127638039 gene encoding interleukin-17 receptor A yields the protein MSVMLMKVVSDLEDLPNGVATLGDLYENGEYAAPKAVDTLELVLAVFGKGHEASVYYSWLNQSLGNCSDEGWVMPRYEVPGSPGVTSTKVTAYKDKSGQFVPILNLTWSQLPDETIFSLNGTEMRVVEMATNNSVCVRYIFLNKLKKTNPKHGMWTFSLDRVVVNTNFKYQVFVTNLPKPDIGSYTIITTITVPETLSIDSFTCPKSKVEWNPNQERKKVLIIYSLDHPLYKEIILKLCAFLRAKCATDVTLDLLDSAWLSTIGRIQWLDMQRERISKTSDKAMILCSPGVYAKWKAMCGGPRVRLKEDERSPIGDMLTPALSLIIPDFVQASSFEKYIVAYFDDVCCEDDVPAPFNAVVKYKLMKHFEELYFRILDMEKHEPGQIKCIKGIGENDYFNCPSGKALWNAIETFQNYQLKNPNWFEMELLGKDDQEEATSFKSIFPTDMNCNPVTECDQFIEEHKSQTLINMIKCQSKDEHVFMSSVEETGMLLNEYSSVVTTDVQYSSPKLNSLVI from the exons ATGTCggtaatgctgatgaaggtcgtatctgacttggaggatcttccT AATGGAGTTGCTACGCTGGGTGACCTGTATGAGAATGGAGAG TATGCAGCCCCTAAAGCGGTAGACACTCTTGAGCTGGTGCTTGCTGTTTTTGGAAAGGGTCACGAGGCTTCAGTGTACTATTCCTGGCTAAATCAGAGTTTAG GTAACTGCTCAGATGAGGGTTGGGTGATGCCAAGGTATGAAGTCCCAGGGTCTCCTGGAGTAACTTCAACTAAAGTAACTGCTTACAAGGATAAGAGTGGACAGTTTGTGCCAATTCTAAACCTAACATGGAGTCAGTTACCTGATG AAACGATATTTTCCCTAAATGGTACTGAAATGCGTGTAGTTGAAATGGCAACAAATAACAGTGTATGTGTTCGTTACATTTTTCTCAacaaacttaaaaagacaaaccCAAAGCATGGCATG TGGACTTTTTCTTTGGACAGAGTTGTGGTCAACACAAACTTTAAATACCAGGTTTTTGTAACCAATTTACCGAAGCCAGACATAGGGAGCTATACAATAATAACCACTATTACAGTTCCAG AAACGCTATCCATAGACAGCTTTACCTGTCCAAAGAGTAAGGTGGAATGGAATCCCAATCAAGAGCGTAAAAAAGTCCTCATTATCTACTCTTTGGACCACCCCCTGTACAAAGAGATCATCCTAAAATTATGTGCCTTCTTGAGGGCTAAATGTGCCACAGATGTCACCCTGGATCTCCTAGACTCTGCTTGGCTCAGCACCATCGGAAGAATTCAGTGGCTGGACATGCAGAGAGAACGAATCTCCAAGACCTCAGATAAAGCCATGATCCTGTGCTCTCCAGGTGTGTACGCAAAGTGGAAGGCCATGTGTGGTGGGCCCAGAGTGAGACTGAAGGAAGATGAACGTTCACCAATTGGAGATATGCTCACCCCTGCCCTAAGCCTCATAATACCGGATTTTGTTCAAGCTTCATCTTTTGAGAAGTACATTGTGGCTTATTTTGATGACGTGTGCTGTGAGGATGACGTTCCAGCACCATTTAATGCCGTAGTGAAGTACAAGCTGATGAAGCACTTTGAGGAACTGTACTTCCGAATATTGGACATGGAAAAACATGAGCCAGGACAGATTAAATGCATCAAGGGTATTGGAGAGAATGATTACTTCAACTGTCCATCGGGAAAAGCCCTTTGGAATGCTATTGAAACTTTTCAAAATTACCAGCTGAAGAATCCAAACTGGTTTGAAATGGAGCTTTTGGGCAAAGATGATCAAGAAGAGGCAACCAGCTTCAAATCGATCTTTCCAACAGATATGAACTGCAATCCCGTCACTGAATGTGATCAATTTATTGAAGAGCATAAAAGTCAAACACTCATCAATATGATTAAGTGTCAGAGTAAAGATGAgcatgtttttatgtcttcagtTGAAGAGACAGGCATGCTACTGAATGAGTATTCTTCAGTTGTTACCACAGATGTCCAGTATAGTAGTCCAAAACTGAATAGTTTAGTCATTTGA